Proteins co-encoded in one Dreissena polymorpha isolate Duluth1 chromosome 12, UMN_Dpol_1.0, whole genome shotgun sequence genomic window:
- the LOC127852636 gene encoding hormonally up-regulated neu tumor-associated kinase homolog A-like: MTVLSMVPNDTPLLPAKVIDVPKDVLRNFPHSKKVGNYLLGNTLGEGSFAKVKEALHIPTGERVAVKIIDKKKSREDSYVRKNLRREGKILQMVRHSNIVQLLEIMETQNSYYLVTELCRGGDLMDYISQRRKLPEPEVKKYIRQIVSAVDYLHRLGILHRDLKIENLLMDEFKDMKIIDFGLSNCVKLVPTKDGPRIQDYCVTQCGSPAYAAPELLGRRKYGPQVDIWSIGVNMYAMLTGNLPFTVEPFNIKILHQKMITGQMNPLPDGTTRDCRDLIKKLLNPDPDRRITMEEVLRHAWIAEGPGCPLPRAHCPNKMKTDDIDNSIIRHMSDNQGFRIGEVIRYVTGNVPSSATAMYYLINRKLQKHYGHLRASGKIAADNRLAAGNRNSTRNYHLLESRPCTSLQRKTPVPAASNVVTSPSGSPIRTPVTSPVKVRDTVGSQIEAESTGGSSKDTECEKSDAADDAFSDIMQTKGTNDIFKIPRVQSPIKKPKNDEVVDNQPVDAELNQTVLPKVANKNMTNGLNSATSNSLKPALAASETVEINETDVHLDTSLQHKPGKSSATNAVNESDEPFRPRASTFPGKVQRPNVKVEKTLPHTITIDSGENKTVTSPRSRLYRPHRENIGSSPIPVNENPLDFAIGETEGFADF; the protein is encoded by the exons GTGGCCGTGAAAATAATCGACAAGAAGAAAAGTCGCGAGGACTCCTATGTTCGGAAAAACTTACGGAGGGAGGGGAAAATCCTGCAGATGGTTCGCCACTCGAACATTGTACAATTACTCGAAATTATGGAGACGCAGAACAGCTACTATCTCGTAACCGAGCTGTGCAGAGGCGGGGACTTGATGGACTATATTTCGCAACGACGAAAATTGCCGGAACCGGAAGTTAAGAAATACATTCGCCAAATTGTGTCTGCTGTGGACTACTTACATCGGCTGGGAATTTTGCACAG GGATCTGAAAATAGAAAATCTTCTAATGGACGAGTTCAAGGACATGAAAATAATCG ATTTCGGCCTGAGTAACTGTGTGAAGCTCGTACCCACGAAAGACGGACCGAGAATTCAGGATTACTGTGTCACCCAATGCGGCAGTCCAGCATACGCAGCGCCGGAACTGCTCGGCCGCCGGAAGTACGGACCGCAGGTGGACATCTGGAGCAT TGGCGTGAACATGTACGCCATGTTGACTGGGAACCTTCCTTTCACCGTGGAGCCATTCAACATCAAAATTCTCCACCAGAAAATGATAACTGGACAGATGAACCCACTTCCTGATGGGACAACTAGAG ACTGCCGTGACCTCATTAAGAAATTACTAAACCCCGACCCCGACAGGCGAATCACGATGGAAGAAGTTTTGCGACATGCGTGGATCGCAGAAG GACCCGGATGTCCGCTACCAAGAGCTCATTGCCCCAACAAGATGAAAACAGATGACATCGATAACAGTATAATACGTCATATGAGTGACAATCAGGGATTTAGAATAGGGGAGGTAATCCGTTATGTTACCGGAAATGTGCCGAGCAGTGCAACCGCAATGTATTACCTTATAAACCGGAAGTTGCAGAAACATTATGGGCATCTGCGCGCGAGCGGGAAAATTGCAGCCGACAATCGACTTGCAGCTGGAAATAGGAATTCAACCAGGAATTACCATCTACTAGAATCG AGACCTTGTACCAGTCTTCAACGGAAAACGCCCGTTCCCGCTGCTTCGAATGTCGTGACGTCACCATCTGGCAGCCCCATCCGGACCCCTGTGACGTCACCAGTCAAGGTTAGGGACACGGTCGGGAGTCAAATCGAAGCCGAAAGCACCGGCGGGAGCAGTAAAGACACCGAATGTGAGAAATCAG ATGCAGCTGATGACGCTTTCTCAGATATTATGCAGACAAAGGGAACCAACGACATATTCAAGATTCCCAGAGTTCAATCGCCCATCAAGAAGCCGAAAAATGACGAGGTTGTTGATAATCAGCCTGTCGATGCGGAACTGAATCAAACCGTGTTGCCAAAGGTTGCAAACAAGAATATGACGAATGGTCTAAATTCCGCGACTTCAAATTCCCTCAAGCCTGCTCTTGCAGCCAGTGAGACTGTTGAAATTAACGAGACCGATGTTCACCTAGATACTAGTCTTCAGCATAAACCTGGGAAGAGCTCGGCAACGAACGCTGTCAATGAAAGCGATGAACCATTTCGACCACGAGCGTCAACTTTTCCAGGAAAAGTCCAGCGCCCAAATGTTAAAGTAGAAAAAACATTACCACACACAATCACCATTGATAGCGGTGAAAATAAAACAGTGACCTCACCTCGAAGTAGGTTATATAGGCCCCATAGAGAAAATATCGGCTCTTCTCCTATTCCT GTGAACGAGAACCCTCTAGACTTCGCAATCGGTGAAACCGAGGGCTTTGCAGATTTCTAA